The Megalobrama amblycephala isolate DHTTF-2021 linkage group LG7, ASM1881202v1, whole genome shotgun sequence genome window below encodes:
- the LOC125272983 gene encoding uncharacterized protein LOC125272983, with protein MEVIRSESEKDPAPDGSAEAEIQTAMLWSIQEAVQRQTLQIGVSACGATAVVDVLQALGITVTPETVNHCVRTCLRRNEAPLPDYLHSRSNAGATHLQLMDGAEQASGGRVMGRFFGFYPRRRVKLVPWLARWILRGAIPVATMNMQKAVPEGEEIPDAWHHQLIFGVGPSAVFMTNPLDVVSEEEVHERLCSESVLLIRREDVLKRLTPDVHLTQISDQHPDLRWKTLNVEGQVREMVSEEEQKDEERPKMSHLMIPAAYSSGVTLFALRDSDVGRELLNTSELPLL; from the exons ATGGAGGTGATCCGGTCTGAATCCGAGAAGGATCCCGCTCCTGACGGATCTGCGGAGGCCGAGATCCAGACGGCCATGCTGTGGAGCATCCAGGAGGCCGTTCAGCGGCAGACGCTGCAGATCGGGGTCTCTGCGTGCGGAGCCACTGCGGTGGTGGACGTCCTGCAGGCGCTGGGCATCACGGTCACACCAGAGACGGTCAACCACTGCGTGCGGACGTGTCTGAGGAGGAACGAGGCGCCGCTGCCCGATTATCTGCACTCGCGCAGCAATGCTG GTGCGACACACCTGCAGCTGATGGACGGGGCGGAGCAGGCCAGTGGGGGCCGCGTCATGGGCCGCTTCTTTGGCTTCTATCCGCGGCGGAGGGTGAAGCTGGTGCCGTGGTTGGCGCGATGGATACTGCGTGGAGCCATTCCCGTCGCCACCATGAACATGCAGAAGGCCGTTCCAGAAGGAGAAGAGATTCCCGACGCCTGGCACCACCAGCTCATCTTCGGCGTGGGACCCAGTGCCGTATTCATGACCAACCCTCTGGACGTGG TGAGTGAAGAGGAGGTTCATGAGCGTCTTTGCAGCGAGTCTGTGCTGCTCATTCGCCGTGAAGACGTTCTGAAGAGACTGACACCAGATGTTCACCTAACACAGATCTCAGATCAGCATCCCGACCTGCGCTGGAAAACACTGAATGTGGAGG gTCAAGTTAGAGAGATGGTCAGTGAAGAAGAGCAGAAGGATGAAGAGCGTCCTAAGATGTCTCATCTCATGATTCCAGCGGCGTACAGCTCCGGAGTGACTCTCTTTGCTCTCAGAGACTCTGATGTCGGTCGAGAGCTTCTCAACACGTCAGAACTGCCTCTGCTGTGA